The following are from one region of the Corylus avellana chromosome ca1, CavTom2PMs-1.0 genome:
- the LOC132179396 gene encoding probable protein phosphatase 2C 76 isoform X2, protein MMVDTNATEKGVPIVDVLPEKDEDGGFASGGCKSEDGKLSCGYSSFRGKRATMEDFYDVKTSKVDGQTVCLFGIFDGHGGSRAAEYLKEHLFENLMKHPQFIPDTKLAISETYRQTDADFLDSERDTFRDDGSTASTAVLVGNHLYVANVGDSRAVISKAGKAIPLSEDHKPNRSDERKRIENAGGIVMWAGTWRVGGVLAMSRAFGNRMLKQFVVADPEIQEQEIDEELELLVLASDGLWDVVPNDDAVSLARTEEEPEAAARKLTEAAFNRGSADNITCIVVKFHHERADPASPDHD, encoded by the exons ATGATGGTTGATACAAATGCTACAGAAAAAGGGGTACCCATTGTTGATGTGTTGCCTGAGAAGGACGAAGATGGTGGATTTGCTAGCGGAGGGTGTAAAAG TGAAGATGGTAAACTGAGCTGCGGCTATTCAAGTTTTAGAGGAAAGAGAGCAACCATGGAGGATTTCTATGATGTCAAGACATCCAAGGTTGATGGGCAAACAGTCTGTCTGTTTGGAATATTTGATG GTCATGGTGGTTCTCGTGCAGCTGAATATTTAAAGGAGCATCTCTTTGAAAATCTCATGAAGCACCCACAATTTATACCCGACACCAAATTAGCTATTA GTGAAACATATCGACAGACTGATGCTGATTTTTTGGATTCTGAAAGAGATACATTCCGGGACGATGGTTCTACTGCATCAACAGCCGTATTGGTTGGTAACCATCTATATGTTGCCAATGTTGGAGATTCAAGGGCAGTAATATCTAAGGCTGGCAAAG CAATCCCTCTTTCCGAAGACCATAAACCAAATAGAAGTGATGAGCGGAAGAGAATTGAAAATGCTGGTGGCATTGTAATGTGGGCAg GTACTTGGAGGGTAGGAGGCGTGTTAGCTATGTCTCGTGCTTTTGGTAACCGCATGTTGAAGCAGTTTGTTGTGGCAGATCCTGAGATTCAG GAGCAAGAGATAGATGAAGAATTAGAATTGCTTGTGCTGGCAAGTGATGGACTATGGGATGTTGTACCCAATGAT GATGCTGTATCTCTTGCCCGGACTGAAGAAGAACCTGAGGCAGCAGCTCGGAAGTTAACAGAGGCTGCTTTTAATCGTGGCAGTGCAGACAACATAACATGCATTGTGGTGAAATTTCACCATGAAAGAGCAGATCCAGCCAGCCCCGACCATGATTAG
- the LOC132179396 gene encoding probable protein phosphatase 2C 76 isoform X1, whose product MQRLHRSVTVQVGHIGVFSKSKVWLGDIQRSLHAGLGLKYLWNREFRTSLRMMVDTNATEKGVPIVDVLPEKDEDGGFASGGCKSEDGKLSCGYSSFRGKRATMEDFYDVKTSKVDGQTVCLFGIFDGHGGSRAAEYLKEHLFENLMKHPQFIPDTKLAISETYRQTDADFLDSERDTFRDDGSTASTAVLVGNHLYVANVGDSRAVISKAGKAIPLSEDHKPNRSDERKRIENAGGIVMWAGTWRVGGVLAMSRAFGNRMLKQFVVADPEIQEQEIDEELELLVLASDGLWDVVPNDDAVSLARTEEEPEAAARKLTEAAFNRGSADNITCIVVKFHHERADPASPDHD is encoded by the exons ATGCAACGATTGCATAGGAGTGTGACTGTTCAAGTTGGGCATATAGGAGTATTTTCAAAAAGCAAAGTGTGGTTGGGTGATATCCAAAGGAGTTTACATGCAGGTCTTGGCTTAAAGTATTTGTGGAATCGTGAGTTTAGAACAAGTTTAAGGATGATGGTTGATACAAATGCTACAGAAAAAGGGGTACCCATTGTTGATGTGTTGCCTGAGAAGGACGAAGATGGTGGATTTGCTAGCGGAGGGTGTAAAAG TGAAGATGGTAAACTGAGCTGCGGCTATTCAAGTTTTAGAGGAAAGAGAGCAACCATGGAGGATTTCTATGATGTCAAGACATCCAAGGTTGATGGGCAAACAGTCTGTCTGTTTGGAATATTTGATG GTCATGGTGGTTCTCGTGCAGCTGAATATTTAAAGGAGCATCTCTTTGAAAATCTCATGAAGCACCCACAATTTATACCCGACACCAAATTAGCTATTA GTGAAACATATCGACAGACTGATGCTGATTTTTTGGATTCTGAAAGAGATACATTCCGGGACGATGGTTCTACTGCATCAACAGCCGTATTGGTTGGTAACCATCTATATGTTGCCAATGTTGGAGATTCAAGGGCAGTAATATCTAAGGCTGGCAAAG CAATCCCTCTTTCCGAAGACCATAAACCAAATAGAAGTGATGAGCGGAAGAGAATTGAAAATGCTGGTGGCATTGTAATGTGGGCAg GTACTTGGAGGGTAGGAGGCGTGTTAGCTATGTCTCGTGCTTTTGGTAACCGCATGTTGAAGCAGTTTGTTGTGGCAGATCCTGAGATTCAG GAGCAAGAGATAGATGAAGAATTAGAATTGCTTGTGCTGGCAAGTGATGGACTATGGGATGTTGTACCCAATGAT GATGCTGTATCTCTTGCCCGGACTGAAGAAGAACCTGAGGCAGCAGCTCGGAAGTTAACAGAGGCTGCTTTTAATCGTGGCAGTGCAGACAACATAACATGCATTGTGGTGAAATTTCACCATGAAAGAGCAGATCCAGCCAGCCCCGACCATGATTAG
- the LOC132186655 gene encoding uncharacterized protein LOC132186655 codes for MLKDSLDSAEKQVSRQITHGPHSDQQNNVLEAPALASGSVSVSCNRSRRDMHENVEVVRNLIERCFRLYMNRDEVINTVLCHLGIEPRVTTLVWQMLEEENAGFFKAYYTMLKLKQQIHLFNNLLGKQYQLMKFSATEKVPSAPMQDEIHHKPVYNQPLGYPILQQPPIPSMGQLPSTYVGNMPSGHMVHGIPAPGNFNPMQITSEKNVLMDRGAVDTVPVIPSIPMKLENSSSPASLPSDGQFPFTPSEMSGLSMETSGLDSACKSSEDLQLGPDGQIGQLTELFQSSALNPFDFVLPSLTDWPDLQDEDFCVYRVPGAGSQRGWCPWCRLS; via the exons GACTCACTAGATTCAGCTGAAAAACAAGTATCAAGGCAGATTACACATGGGCCACACAGTGACCAACAAAATAATGTGCTTGAGGCTCCTGCACTGGCCTCTGGTTCAGTATCCGTTTCATGCAACAGAAGCAGAAGAGATATGCATGAAAATGTTGAAGTT GTCCGCAACTTAATTGAACGGTGCTTCCGGTTGTATATGAACAGAGATGAGGTCATAAACACCGTTTTGTGTCATCTAGGAATTGAACCTAGAGTTACCACCTTGG taTGGCAAATGttggaagaagaaaatgcaGGCTTTTTCAAGGCTTACTACACAATGCTAAAGCTGAAACAACAAATCcatttgttcaataatttaCTTGGCAAACAGTACCAGCTAATGAAGTTCTCAGCAACTGAAAAGGTTCCATCGGCTCCTATGCAAGACGAGATTCATCACAAGCCTG TTTACAATCAACCTCTGGGGTACCCCATACTGCAGCAGCCCCCAATCCCGTCTATGGGTCAACTCCCAAGTACTTATGTGGGCAATATGCCTAGCGGTCATATGGTACATGGAATCCCCGCGCCAGGCAATTTCAACCCTATGCAAATAACTTCTGAGAAAAA TGTGCTGATGGACAGAGGTGCAGTTGATACAGTACCTGTCATTCCCTCTATTCCTATGAAGTTGGAGAATTCTTCAAGTCCCGCATCATTGCCATCCGATGGCCAATTTCCTTTCACTCCATCAGAGATGTCAGGACTGAGCATGGAGACATCAGGGCTTGACTCTGCATGTAAATCTTCCGAAGACTTGCAGCTTGGACCTGATGGTCAAATTGGACAACTTACGGAACTTTTTCAATCGTCAGCTCTGAATCCTTTTGATTTTGTCCTTCCATCTCTAACAGACTGGCCAGACTTGCAAG ATGAGGATTTCTGTGTGTATCGTGTCCCTGGTGCAGGCTCTCAACGTGGATGGTGTCCCTGGTGCAGGCTCTCATAA
- the LOC132177171 gene encoding LOW QUALITY PROTEIN: cyclic nucleotide-gated ion channel 1 (The sequence of the model RefSeq protein was modified relative to this genomic sequence to represent the inferred CDS: deleted 3 bases in 2 codons), whose translation MSYQQEKFVRFQDWKSEKSTEGQYSENYGMHPGRMRTAINLVSEKIQRGFESSSERIKMIKNPFKSYSFNSSAAKGSGSRKKILDPQGPFLQKWNKIFVLSCVIAVSLDPLFFYVPVINDEKKCLDLDSRMEITAIILRSFTDIFYILHIFFQFRTGFIAPSSRVFGRGVLVEDAWAIAMRYLSSYFLIDILAVLPLPQAVKIIVPHLRGSKSLNTKNLLKFVVFFQYVPRFLRIYPLYKEVTRTSGILTQTAWAGAAFNLFLYMLASHVLGAFWYLFSIERETTCWQNACGNNTAACTPGSLFCDSKAVGDMKGVDIFLNSSCPVQTPNTTLFDFGIFLDALDSGVVESTDFPQKLFYCFWWGLRNLSSLGQNLATSPMSGKSALQFSFQFLAWLFSFLIGNMQTYLQSTTTRLEEMRVKRRDAEQWMSHRLLPEDLRERIRRYEHYKWQETRGVDEENLLRNLPKDLRRDIKRHLCLALLMRVPMFEKMDEQLLDAMCDLLKPVLYTEKSYIVREGDPVDEMLFIMRGKLLTMTTNGGRTGFFNSEYLKAGDFCGEELLTWALDPHSSSNLPISTRTVQALTEVEAFALKADDLKFVASQFRRLHSKQLRHTFRFYSQQWRTWAACFIQAAWRRYSKKKLEESLRAEENRLQDALAKAGGSSPSLGATIYASRFAANALRALRRNNTRKRVPERISPILLQKPAEPDFTSEEQ comes from the exons ATGAGCTACCAGCAAGAGAAGTTCGTGAG ATTTCAGGATTGGAAGTCAGAGAAAAGTACTGAGGGGCAATATTCTGAAAATTATGGAATGCATCCAGGAAGAATGAGAACGGCAATAAACTTGGTTtctgaaaaaattcaaagaggCTTTGAATCTAGTTCGGAGAggataaaaatgattaaaaatccATTTAAATCCTATTCATTTAATAGTTCTGCTGCTAAAGGCTCAGGTTCAAGGAAGAAAATTCTTGATCCACAGGGACCATTCCTTCAAAAGTGGAATAAGATATTTGTACTCTCGTGTGTTATTGCAGTTTCACTCGATCCCTTGTTCTTTTATGTCCCTGTGATCAATGATGAAAAGAAGTGCCTTGATTTGGACAGTAGGATGGAGATTACGGCTATTATTTTGCGTTCATTCACAGATATATTTTATatacttcatattttttttcaattccgTACTGGTTTTATTGCCCCCTCTTCTCGTGTATTTGGAAGGGGTGTTTTAGTTGAAGATGCTTGGGCAATAGCAATGAGGTATCTGTCATCATACTTCCTAATTGACATCCTTGCAGTCCTTCCACTCCCACAG GCAGTTAAAATTATCGTTCCGCATTTGAGAGGCTCAAAATCGTTGAATACAAAGAACTTgttaaaatttgttgttttcttccAATATGTGCCGAGGTTTCTTCGAATATATCCATTGTATAAGGAAGTTACAAGGACTTCTGGCATACTCACACAAACTGCATGGGCTGGAGCTGCATTCAATCTCTTTCTTTACATGCTTGCCAGCCAT GTGCTTGGGGCCTTTTGGTACTTGTTCTCCATAGAACGAGAAACCACATGCTGGCAAAATGCCTGTGGAAATAATACTGCTGCATGCACCCCGGGTTCTTTGTTTTGTGATAGTAAAGCTGTGGGGGACATGAAGGGCGTGGACATTTTTCTGAATAGTTCTTGTCCAGTACAGACACCAAACACAACACTCTTTGATTTTGGAATATTCCTTGATGCTCTTGATTCTGGTGTAGTGGAGTCAACTGATTTTCCACAGAAGTTGTTTTACTGTTTTTGGTGGGGCCTGCGAAATCTGAG TTCTCTTGGCCAAAATCTTGCAACAAGT CCTATGTCTGGGAAATCTGCTTTGCagttttcatttcaatttcTGGCTTGG TTGTTTTCATTTCTGATCGGGAACATGCAG ACGTACTTGCAATCCACAACTACGAGATTGGAGGAGATGAGAGTCAAGAGGCGAGATGCAGAACAGTGGATGTCACACCGTTTGCTCCCTGAGGATCTGAGAGAGCGGATTAGGAGATACGAACATTACAAATGGCAAGAAACTAGAGGTGTTGATGAAGAGAATCTGCTCCGTAATCTTCCCAAGGACCTGAGAAGGGACATAAAGCGCCATCTCTGTTTGGCGCTGCTCATGAGA GTGCCAATGTTTGAAAAGATGGATGAACAACTGTTGGATGCAATGTGTGATCTTCTTAAGCCAGTGCTCTACACAGAGAAAAGCTACATTGTTCGGGAGGGAGACCCAGTTGATGAGATGCTCTTCATCATGCGAGGGAAGCTATTGACCATGACAACCAATGGTGGAAGAACGGGCTTCTTCAACTCTGAATATCTTAAGGCCGGTGACTTCTGTGGCGAAGAACTTCTTACATGGGCTCTAGATCCCCACTCCTCATCCAATCTTCCCATCTCAACAAGAACTGTACAAGCCCTTACAGAAGTCGAAGCCTTTGCTCTAAAAGCGGATGACTTGAAGTTTGTAGCCTCTCAGTTCCGGCGGCTTCATAGCAAGCAACTTCGCCACACTTTCAGATTTTACTCTCAGCAATGGAGGACTTGGGCAGCTTGTTTCATACAGGCAGCCTGGCGCCGCTACAGTAAGAAGAAGCTTGAAGAGTCTCTCCGGGCGGAGGAGAATAGGTTGCAAGATGCATTGGCCAAGGCTGGCGGGAGCTCACCAAGTTTAGGTGCCACCATTTACGCCTCAAGGTTTGCTGCTAACGCACTTCGCGCATTGCGGCGCAATAATACCCGGAAGAGAGTGCCAGAGAGAATCTCACCCATATTGCTTCAGAAACCAGCGGAGCCCGATTTTACTTCCGAAGAACAATAG